One Nostoc sp. UHCC 0302 DNA window includes the following coding sequences:
- a CDS encoding LLM class flavin-dependent oxidoreductase yields the protein MSTTRKLRLGAFIQATGHHIAAWRHPDSQADAGLNFEHYKEITQTAERGLFDAVFLADSPSLQDNGEPEVQQRNGKLAKFEPVTLFSALAPLTKHIGFIATASTTYEEPYTLARKFASLDYLSNGRAGWNVVTTGNENAAANFGLEHHPEHSQRYERAEEFVEVVKGLWDSWEDDAFIRDKESGIYFDPDKLHTLNHKGKHFSVKGPLNVGRPPQGYPVIVQAGASEVGRELAAQTAEVIFTANQTLEDGQEFYADVKGRLAKYGRQPDDLKIMPGVFPVIGRTEEEAQENYEFLQSLIHPSVAWGLLKTRYKGIDLSGYSLDDLAPPLPNDTNGGKSRLKLLTDLVNRGNLTLRQLYLSVATARGHRTIVGSPESIADQLEEWFNNGAADGFNIMPPILPTGLDDFVNLVIPILQKRGLFRTEYEGSTLRENLGLHRPGNRFAAKQVNEKLALV from the coding sequence ATGAGTACAACACGCAAGCTTCGATTAGGTGCATTTATTCAAGCCACCGGCCACCACATTGCCGCTTGGCGACACCCAGATTCACAAGCAGATGCTGGATTAAATTTTGAGCATTACAAGGAAATTACCCAGACTGCCGAACGCGGCTTATTCGATGCAGTTTTTCTTGCCGATAGCCCCAGCCTACAAGACAATGGTGAACCGGAGGTGCAGCAGCGTAACGGCAAATTAGCTAAATTCGAGCCAGTGACGCTATTTTCTGCACTCGCCCCATTAACTAAACATATTGGCTTTATTGCGACTGCTTCGACCACTTATGAAGAACCCTATACCCTGGCACGTAAGTTTGCCTCTCTTGACTACCTGAGTAACGGTCGGGCTGGATGGAATGTAGTCACCACAGGTAATGAGAACGCCGCAGCTAATTTCGGACTTGAGCATCACCCAGAACACAGCCAGCGTTATGAGCGTGCTGAAGAGTTTGTGGAAGTAGTAAAAGGATTGTGGGATAGCTGGGAAGATGATGCCTTCATCCGTGACAAAGAATCAGGTATTTATTTTGACCCGGACAAACTACATACGCTGAACCACAAAGGCAAACATTTTTCTGTAAAAGGGCCTTTGAACGTCGGTCGTCCGCCTCAAGGTTACCCAGTGATTGTGCAGGCTGGTGCTTCGGAAGTCGGTCGGGAGCTAGCAGCACAGACTGCTGAAGTTATTTTTACAGCCAATCAGACGCTGGAAGACGGGCAGGAATTTTATGCCGATGTTAAAGGTCGGTTGGCTAAATATGGCCGCCAGCCTGATGATCTGAAAATCATGCCGGGTGTATTCCCAGTGATTGGACGCACTGAAGAAGAAGCCCAGGAAAACTACGAATTCTTGCAATCGCTCATTCACCCATCAGTAGCATGGGGCTTACTCAAAACGCGTTATAAGGGCATAGATTTATCTGGCTATTCACTTGATGATCTAGCACCGCCGTTGCCCAACGATACCAACGGTGGTAAGAGCCGCCTCAAGTTGTTGACGGATCTCGTAAATCGCGGCAACCTAACGCTGCGCCAGTTGTATCTCTCTGTGGCTACCGCACGAGGCCATCGCACCATAGTTGGTAGTCCCGAAAGCATTGCTGACCAGCTAGAAGAATGGTTCAACAACGGTGCAGCAGACGGCTTTAATATCATGCCGCCAATCCTGCCCACAGGATTAGATGACTTCGTTAACCTGGTTATCCCCATCCTCCAGAAACGCGGACTGTTCCGTACTGAATATGAGGGTAGTACTTTGCGTGAAAACCTTGGTCTGCATCGTCCGGGTAATCGTTTTGCTGCCAAACAAGTGAATGAGAAATTGGCGTTGGTGTAA
- a CDS encoding aldo/keto reductase: MTLPTTNLGKTGLTVSRLCLGTMTFGLQTDEETSRHILDTAAAERYQERYWHDREFNTVEALRTVADLAGLSLTTIAVAWVLSNPIITAPIIGASRPEQLTDNLKAVELKLDDNLKQKLDELTAEYRRGDSLR, from the coding sequence ATGACGTTACCAACTACTAATCTCGGCAAAACCGGATTGACCGTTTCGCGCCTCTGTCTTGGCACGATGACCTTCGGATTGCAGACCGACGAAGAAACTTCTAGGCATATTCTTGACACCGCCGCCGCAGAGCGTTATCAAGAACGCTATTGGCACGATCGCGAATTTAATACTGTTGAGGCTTTACGCACAGTGGCGGATCTAGCTGGATTGTCGCTCACCACTATAGCGGTAGCTTGGGTTCTGTCTAATCCCATTATTACTGCCCCCATTATTGGCGCTAGCCGCCCAGAACAACTTACAGACAACCTGAAAGCAGTGGAACTAAAACTCGACGACAATTTGAAACAAAAGCTAGACGAACTAACTGCTGAATACCGAAGGGGAGATTCTCTTCGTTAG
- a CDS encoding amidohydrolase family protein → MTEYSRLKTSPSAAIRATLDYPVIDTDVHTNDFTPAFEDYIANYGGAKLVDELRKAESSRLNSKSGGKDWYQQTPEERQYNRTIRSPWWARVTRNTLDLATYTLPELLYERQAEQGSDYSVLFPNNVLAPAGASPENRQALQRAVNHYHADIYRKYSDRLTPVAGIPMSNPQEAIEELEFAVKTLGLKVANIPGGVKRPIKAIADKYPADQFPEIAKYASYIDFYGLDSEYDYDPFWAKVVELGVPVTTHYGSQGWTGRSSISNYMNNHIGHFADGSQAFAKALFFGGVTKRFPQLRVGMLEGGADWGAHVYIHLVDRFSKRNLKGLQNYNPALTNSDELFELFERFGGEITQGYSLDKDELTKSVLGSSFSRHSRQPVGSELEDFAAAGIEKIEDIRDRWVNSFFFGSESDDRTIAAAFNNKANPLGVKINAIYSSDVGHWDVPDLTAPLAESWDLVKEGVISEADFKSYVFANPYKFYTEANPDFFKGTAIESKVSNIESQQADKSLVVR, encoded by the coding sequence ATGACTGAATATAGCCGATTGAAGACTTCGCCCTCCGCCGCAATCAGAGCAACTCTTGATTATCCGGTAATCGACACCGATGTTCACACTAATGATTTCACTCCGGCTTTTGAGGATTACATCGCTAATTACGGCGGTGCAAAACTCGTGGACGAATTACGCAAGGCGGAATCTTCTCGTCTAAACTCCAAGAGTGGTGGTAAAGACTGGTATCAACAAACTCCTGAAGAACGCCAATACAATCGCACAATTCGATCGCCTTGGTGGGCCAGAGTCACTCGCAACACGTTGGATCTCGCCACTTACACCCTTCCCGAACTGCTCTATGAACGTCAGGCGGAGCAAGGATCAGACTATTCTGTGCTGTTTCCCAACAATGTCCTCGCACCAGCTGGAGCAAGTCCAGAGAACCGTCAAGCACTGCAACGTGCGGTCAACCACTATCATGCTGATATCTACCGTAAATATAGCGATCGCCTAACCCCAGTTGCTGGCATTCCCATGAGTAATCCTCAAGAAGCCATTGAGGAGCTAGAGTTTGCAGTAAAAACACTAGGGTTAAAAGTAGCTAATATTCCTGGTGGTGTGAAACGGCCGATTAAAGCGATCGCCGATAAGTATCCAGCTGATCAATTCCCCGAAATCGCCAAGTATGCTTCTTATATCGACTTTTACGGATTGGATAGTGAATACGACTACGATCCTTTCTGGGCTAAGGTCGTCGAACTAGGTGTACCCGTCACTACCCATTACGGCAGTCAGGGTTGGACTGGACGCTCCTCGATCAGTAACTACATGAACAACCATATCGGTCACTTCGCCGATGGTTCGCAAGCATTTGCCAAGGCGCTGTTCTTTGGCGGTGTGACTAAGCGTTTTCCCCAATTACGAGTAGGTATGCTCGAAGGTGGTGCAGATTGGGGGGCGCACGTATACATTCATTTAGTGGATCGCTTCTCCAAGCGCAATCTCAAGGGGCTGCAAAACTATAACCCAGCACTCACGAATTCTGATGAGCTATTCGAGTTGTTTGAGCGCTTCGGTGGCGAAATTACTCAAGGGTATTCCCTCGACAAGGATGAATTGACCAAGAGTGTATTGGGATCTTCATTCAGCCGTCATAGCCGTCAGCCAGTTGGTAGCGAGTTGGAGGATTTTGCAGCAGCAGGCATTGAAAAAATTGAGGACATCCGCGATCGCTGGGTGAACAGTTTCTTCTTTGGTTCCGAGTCTGACGACCGTACAATAGCAGCAGCATTCAACAACAAAGCTAATCCGTTGGGTGTCAAGATCAACGCGATCTATTCTTCAGATGTTGGCCACTGGGATGTGCCTGATCTTACCGCTCCGCTAGCTGAAAGCTGGGATCTCGTGAAAGAAGGCGTTATTTCCGAAGCTGACTTCAAGTCTTATGTATTCGCTAATCCTTACAAGTTCTACACCGAAGCCAACCCTGATTTCTTTAAGGGTACGGCGATTGAATCCAAAGTAAGTAACATCGAATCCCAACAAGCAGATAAGAGTTTGGTGGTGAGGTAA